One genomic region from Sorangium aterium encodes:
- a CDS encoding queuosine precursor transporter: MSELSSRSASQDLANAVRPAAIIVISLYIAAQLISQIASLKIGVVFSLAVDMGTFIYPLTFTLRDMVHKTIGKRGAQTLILCAGGVNLLMALYLLWAAQVPSDPSWGLGEQFSAILSPVWRIVFASIVAEVVSELLDTEVFHRVREAYLRKAGPRRQWLAVLASNAVSVPVDNLLFCFGAFAFVLPFDVIRQIFAINLATKFAMTLISLPGIYLVPEKKSEDAPEPQA, from the coding sequence ATGTCCGAATTGTCGTCCAGGAGCGCGAGCCAAGATCTGGCGAACGCCGTCAGACCGGCGGCCATCATCGTCATCTCGCTCTATATCGCGGCGCAGCTCATCAGCCAGATCGCAAGCCTCAAGATCGGCGTCGTCTTCTCGCTGGCCGTGGACATGGGGACCTTCATCTATCCCCTTACCTTCACCTTGCGGGACATGGTCCACAAGACCATCGGCAAGCGCGGCGCCCAGACGCTGATCCTTTGCGCCGGCGGGGTCAATCTCCTGATGGCCCTCTATCTCCTCTGGGCCGCACAGGTGCCGTCCGACCCGTCCTGGGGGCTCGGCGAGCAGTTCTCGGCGATCCTGAGCCCGGTGTGGCGAATCGTGTTCGCGAGCATCGTCGCGGAGGTCGTGAGCGAGCTGCTGGACACCGAGGTTTTTCATCGGGTTCGCGAGGCCTATCTGAGAAAAGCGGGCCCCAGGCGCCAGTGGCTCGCGGTCCTCGCGAGCAACGCGGTCAGCGTTCCGGTCGACAACCTGCTGTTTTGCTTCGGCGCCTTTGCCTTTGTGCTGCCGTTCGACGTGATCCGGCAGATCTTCGCCATCAATCTGGCGACCAAATTCGCCATGACCCTGATAAGCCTGCCTGGCATCTATCTCGTGCCCGAAAAGAAGAGCGAGGACGCCCCCGAGCCGCAGGCATAG
- a CDS encoding metallophosphoesterase family protein → MILRNALLALLALTAPLALSCLDVAEGRARRDLEVGKTSRGQARVAVDEGLAAIRRLDPGELALWASAPALSIRLTDEAGGPWKITIENMLADAELSARVGDERVPVELVQTSFPTQRTFRLSLPPGVEATLSLRPPDEARREPWRFAVFADVQEDIDRVQDIYARMNEAEGIRFALISGDLTSRGSPEQLERFQREMKTLRFPCYATLGNHELGTRDDLYHEWFGRGNYRFVFRGVQFTMLDSASATIDPLAYGWLDGWLAEGQDLLHVVTMHLAPLDPVGSRNGAFASRAEANKLLTMLADGRVDLTFYGHIHSFYAFENAGIPAYISGGGGAIPERLDGIGRHFVTVDVEPPGKIAQVAVVRVD, encoded by the coding sequence ATGATCCTGAGAAATGCTCTCCTCGCGCTGCTCGCCCTCACCGCGCCGCTCGCCCTGTCCTGCCTGGACGTGGCCGAGGGCCGCGCGCGCCGCGACCTGGAGGTGGGAAAGACCTCACGGGGACAGGCGCGCGTCGCCGTGGACGAGGGGCTCGCGGCGATCCGCCGCCTCGACCCGGGCGAGCTCGCGCTCTGGGCGAGCGCGCCCGCGCTCTCGATCCGCCTCACCGACGAGGCGGGCGGGCCGTGGAAGATCACGATCGAAAACATGCTCGCCGACGCCGAGCTCTCGGCGCGGGTCGGGGACGAGCGCGTGCCCGTGGAGCTCGTCCAAACGTCGTTTCCGACCCAGCGCACCTTCCGCCTCTCCCTGCCGCCCGGCGTCGAGGCGACCCTCTCGCTGCGCCCGCCGGACGAGGCGCGGCGCGAGCCGTGGCGGTTCGCGGTCTTCGCCGACGTCCAGGAGGACATCGACCGCGTTCAGGACATCTACGCGAGGATGAACGAGGCGGAGGGCATTCGCTTCGCGCTCATCAGCGGCGATCTCACGTCGCGGGGCTCGCCCGAGCAGCTCGAGCGATTCCAGCGCGAGATGAAGACGCTCCGTTTTCCCTGCTATGCGACGCTCGGCAACCACGAGCTCGGAACGCGGGACGACCTCTACCACGAGTGGTTCGGCCGCGGGAATTACCGCTTCGTGTTCCGGGGCGTGCAGTTCACGATGCTCGACTCGGCGAGCGCGACGATCGATCCGCTCGCCTACGGGTGGCTCGACGGCTGGCTCGCCGAGGGGCAGGATCTCCTGCACGTGGTCACGATGCACCTCGCGCCCCTCGACCCGGTGGGCTCCCGGAACGGCGCGTTCGCGAGCCGCGCCGAGGCGAACAAGCTCCTCACGATGCTCGCGGACGGGCGCGTGGATCTCACGTTCTACGGCCACATCCACTCGTTCTATGCCTTCGAGAACGCGGGGATCCCTGCGTACATCTCGGGCGGCGGCGGCGCGATCCCCGAGCGGCTCGATGGCATCGGGCGCCATTTCGTCACCGTCGACGTCGAGCCTCCCGGCAAGATAGCGCAGGTCGCCGTGGTTCGCGTGGATTGA
- a CDS encoding pyridoxamine 5'-phosphate oxidase family protein — MRKVMTAQQLEAIVGAPIPAVRMKQIGALDEGCRRVLANAPIAGFGFRDEQGGWHSTFIGGARGFVHVESPKCIRFELPARHPTPKSGSGASFVFLLPGIGETLRLNGSVAERRGGRIIVTVEEAFVHCARSILRSGLWEGPRAPAATAVEPPFPRDGARQEREGGLLGDPSVARFLASSPFAVVSSWDAAGSGDTSPRGDFPGFLRILDHETLVIPDRRGNRRTDTFHNVMTCAQVSLAAVVPGRDDVLHVSGTAYATDEPALLSTMALAGKPPQAALVIRVERAELLANEALQRSKLWQRAAHGDAAAIPDLMALATQHLALNKSGGAKAAMIRILGSGAGAFPRLLRWLIDLGYRKGLTDEGYDRGAALRSGDEAIRPRGSRRRAVRQRGS, encoded by the coding sequence ATGCGGAAGGTGATGACCGCGCAGCAGCTCGAGGCGATCGTCGGCGCCCCGATCCCGGCCGTGCGCATGAAGCAGATCGGCGCCCTGGACGAGGGTTGTCGGCGCGTCCTCGCCAATGCACCGATCGCCGGCTTCGGTTTTCGTGATGAACAGGGAGGCTGGCACAGCACCTTCATCGGAGGCGCCCGCGGCTTCGTGCACGTGGAATCGCCGAAGTGCATCCGGTTCGAGCTACCGGCGAGACACCCGACGCCGAAGTCCGGCAGCGGCGCCTCCTTCGTCTTCCTCTTGCCGGGAATCGGCGAGACCCTTCGGCTCAACGGCTCCGTGGCGGAGCGACGCGGCGGCCGGATCATCGTCACTGTCGAGGAGGCCTTCGTGCACTGCGCGAGGAGCATCCTCCGATCCGGCCTCTGGGAGGGGCCGCGCGCTCCCGCCGCCACCGCCGTCGAGCCGCCGTTCCCGCGTGACGGCGCGCGTCAGGAAAGGGAAGGTGGACTGCTCGGTGATCCGAGCGTTGCCCGCTTCCTCGCGTCGAGCCCCTTTGCCGTCGTCTCGTCGTGGGACGCTGCGGGCTCGGGCGATACGAGCCCGCGAGGGGATTTCCCGGGCTTCTTGCGGATCCTCGACCACGAGACGCTCGTCATCCCCGATCGCCGGGGAAACCGGCGGACCGATACGTTCCACAACGTCATGACGTGCGCCCAGGTCTCCCTCGCGGCCGTGGTTCCAGGGCGCGACGACGTTCTCCACGTCAGCGGCACGGCGTACGCCACCGACGAGCCGGCGCTCCTGTCGACCATGGCGCTCGCGGGAAAGCCGCCGCAGGCGGCGCTCGTCATCCGCGTGGAGCGCGCGGAGCTCCTGGCGAACGAGGCCCTGCAGCGGTCGAAACTCTGGCAACGCGCCGCCCACGGCGACGCGGCCGCCATCCCCGATCTGATGGCCCTGGCGACCCAGCATCTCGCGCTCAACAAAAGCGGCGGCGCGAAGGCGGCGATGATTCGCATCCTCGGCAGCGGCGCCGGCGCCTTCCCGAGGCTCCTGCGTTGGCTCATCGATCTCGGTTACCGCAAGGGGCTGACGGACGAGGGCTACGACCGCGGCGCGGCGCTCCGAAGCGGCGACGAGGCGATCCGCCCGCGAGGATCTCGCCGTCGAGCCGTTCGACAACGAGGCTCATGA
- a CDS encoding AraC family transcriptional regulator — MESLSRRFAFEDRGRWRSTLARPANAVGLSMVTGGLESEFHSHRESQLFFLERGEVTCEASNALWIIPPRSALWIPGGVLHKIRGRAPLEGYGVFMEPDAAPNLPAECCAVSVTPLFRELLVRLAARPALYDLDGPDARLVAVLFDELAAATIEKHRLPMPADQRLRKLVDAMAENPADGATMGTWARRIGVGERTLNRLLVRETGLSFGRWRQQLHIVLALQRLSRGASVQSVASDLGYESASSFVTMFRKALGASPARYMARRLGRLTLDQGAQP; from the coding sequence ATGGAGTCGCTCTCGCGCCGCTTCGCGTTCGAGGATCGTGGCCGCTGGCGAAGCACGCTCGCCCGGCCCGCCAACGCCGTCGGCCTGAGCATGGTCACCGGCGGGCTGGAGAGCGAGTTCCACAGCCATCGCGAGTCACAGCTGTTCTTCCTCGAGCGCGGCGAGGTCACGTGCGAGGCGTCGAACGCGCTGTGGATCATCCCGCCGCGTTCGGCGCTGTGGATCCCCGGCGGAGTGCTCCACAAGATACGAGGGCGCGCGCCGCTCGAGGGCTACGGCGTCTTCATGGAGCCGGACGCGGCTCCGAACCTGCCGGCCGAGTGCTGCGCCGTCTCGGTCACGCCGCTCTTTCGCGAGCTGCTCGTCCGTCTCGCGGCGCGCCCCGCGCTCTACGACCTCGACGGGCCGGACGCGCGGCTCGTGGCCGTCCTCTTCGACGAGCTGGCGGCGGCGACGATCGAGAAACACCGCCTGCCGATGCCGGCCGACCAGCGCCTCCGAAAGCTCGTCGACGCGATGGCGGAGAACCCCGCCGACGGCGCGACGATGGGGACGTGGGCCCGCCGGATCGGCGTCGGCGAACGGACCCTCAACCGGCTGCTCGTCCGGGAGACCGGCCTCAGCTTCGGTCGCTGGCGCCAGCAGCTCCACATCGTCCTGGCCCTCCAGCGGCTCTCGCGCGGCGCGAGCGTGCAGAGCGTCGCGAGCGACCTCGGCTACGAGAGCGCGAGCAGCTTCGTCACCATGTTCCGCAAGGCGCTCGGCGCGTCGCCGGCGCGGTACATGGCCCGTCGTCTCGGTCGCCTAACGCTGGACCAAGGCGCTCAGCCATGA
- a CDS encoding helix-turn-helix domain-containing protein, whose amino-acid sequence MIGRQCTRDGRTVCLRMSQTGLPVNQEERGLTLVYGWASEERRAQGIPASIQGVEFRNDSGKVLAFDFCPFCGEKLAGSTSSVRAPVARRAAPEGARAESPPVAAERPQRAGRAVEAVPATPPSASARPKAATDSTTLKVLREKLGLSQAELGEKLGLARSSVANYENGRSPLSQRLRKWVAKHEAKLNEGGNGAAGRGSAAA is encoded by the coding sequence ATGATCGGACGACAGTGCACGCGCGACGGCAGGACGGTCTGCCTTCGGATGAGTCAGACCGGTCTACCGGTGAATCAAGAGGAGCGCGGGCTCACGCTCGTGTACGGGTGGGCGAGCGAAGAGCGCCGCGCGCAAGGGATTCCAGCGTCGATCCAGGGAGTCGAGTTCCGCAACGACTCGGGCAAGGTCCTCGCGTTCGACTTCTGCCCGTTTTGCGGCGAGAAGCTCGCGGGGAGCACGAGCAGCGTCCGAGCGCCCGTCGCGCGGCGCGCCGCTCCGGAAGGCGCTCGCGCCGAGTCGCCGCCGGTGGCGGCCGAGCGCCCTCAGCGGGCCGGGCGCGCGGTCGAGGCCGTGCCGGCCACCCCTCCGAGCGCATCGGCGCGCCCGAAAGCGGCGACAGACTCGACGACGCTGAAGGTGCTTCGCGAGAAGCTCGGGCTCTCGCAGGCCGAGCTCGGCGAAAAGCTCGGCCTCGCGCGCAGCTCGGTCGCCAACTACGAAAACGGGCGGTCACCTCTGTCGCAGCGGCTCCGCAAGTGGGTCGCAAAGCACGAGGCGAAGCTCAACGAAGGGGGAAACGGCGCAGCCGGCCGCGGGAGCGCGGCCGCCTAG
- a CDS encoding methyltransferase domain-containing protein: MWIDALQTQLASLPEPDAAQPGNREALKRVLEPALAQAAGLPQRPVGMSDFMTSQMAGWETRLPYLYIDWADTEEFRADRAFFLDAVLRHCPDRGVAAVLGCGAGGLVASLATAFPTSLGLDVSLPQLLLADHLVRGGAISLQIPEARWRQVSMRGPATPPRGAGFIVADAAALPFAPGSVSLVVTQYLLDIAGAPTFIAQEINRVLSPGGVWLNLGLPFRRSSDPPAAGPLRSDDMPAFLDDLAFDALEIRRRRAMFHDLSALDEWLPGLVHSTIFFAARKRGDLEPDPVARAFVDHAARRGSAILDMIPRFIAGRRIQLLEGWSFGSGGPRPRVELTSANSRATPIPGPLSAFLHKLLSSIDGKRAAREVLAALGTAAGEALTEDDFVVLLRTMRLRGWIEIG; this comes from the coding sequence GTGTGGATTGACGCGCTGCAGACGCAGCTCGCCTCGCTGCCCGAGCCCGACGCGGCGCAGCCGGGGAACCGCGAGGCGCTGAAGCGCGTCCTGGAGCCCGCGCTCGCGCAAGCGGCGGGGCTCCCTCAGCGCCCTGTCGGCATGAGCGACTTCATGACGTCGCAGATGGCCGGCTGGGAAACGAGGCTGCCATACCTGTACATCGACTGGGCCGACACCGAGGAATTCCGCGCCGACCGCGCGTTCTTCCTCGACGCGGTTCTGCGGCATTGCCCCGATCGGGGCGTCGCGGCCGTGCTCGGCTGCGGCGCTGGAGGGCTCGTCGCGAGCCTGGCGACGGCCTTCCCCACGAGCCTCGGGCTCGACGTCTCGCTGCCGCAGCTGCTGCTCGCCGACCACCTGGTGCGGGGCGGCGCGATCTCGCTGCAGATCCCGGAGGCGCGCTGGCGCCAGGTCTCGATGCGGGGGCCGGCGACGCCTCCCAGAGGGGCAGGCTTCATCGTGGCGGACGCCGCCGCGCTGCCCTTCGCTCCCGGATCGGTATCGCTCGTCGTGACCCAGTACCTGCTGGACATCGCCGGGGCGCCGACGTTCATCGCGCAGGAGATCAACCGGGTCCTGTCCCCCGGGGGCGTATGGCTCAATCTCGGCTTGCCCTTCCGCCGCTCCTCGGACCCACCGGCGGCCGGGCCCCTGAGGAGCGACGACATGCCGGCCTTCCTCGATGATCTCGCGTTCGACGCGCTGGAGATACGCCGGAGGAGAGCCATGTTCCACGACCTTTCTGCGCTCGACGAGTGGCTCCCTGGGTTGGTTCACTCCACCATCTTCTTCGCCGCCCGGAAGCGCGGAGACCTCGAGCCCGATCCCGTCGCACGCGCCTTCGTGGATCACGCTGCCCGGCGCGGGAGCGCGATCCTGGACATGATCCCGCGGTTCATCGCGGGCCGCCGCATCCAGCTGCTCGAGGGGTGGTCCTTCGGCTCCGGGGGCCCGAGGCCTCGTGTGGAGCTGACCTCCGCGAACAGCAGAGCGACGCCGATCCCGGGCCCGTTGAGCGCTTTCCTGCACAAGCTCCTGTCGTCCATCGACGGCAAGCGGGCCGCTCGCGAGGTCCTGGCCGCTCTCGGCACGGCCGCCGGCGAAGCGCTCACCGAGGACGACTTCGTCGTCCTGCTGCGAACCATGAGGCTCCGGGGCTGGATCGAGATCGGATAG